The Pseudodesulfovibrio sp. zrk46 genome contains a region encoding:
- a CDS encoding TRAP transporter small permease, which translates to MRKIAAICLMGMALVTGADVFMRGVFNTPIFGSEEIVGILGIVVVGFALPYTHYQKSHIGVEILVRKLSKRTRRALKLLTDSATLFLVGIITWRMFLYAQSQAESGEVSMNLELPEYMVIYILAIGFLAYTACLVSDIIKFFNDKGSEA; encoded by the coding sequence ATGCGAAAAATCGCCGCCATATGCCTGATGGGCATGGCCCTGGTCACCGGGGCAGACGTGTTCATGCGCGGCGTGTTCAATACGCCTATATTCGGCTCTGAGGAGATCGTAGGCATCCTCGGCATTGTAGTGGTTGGCTTCGCCCTGCCTTACACCCACTACCAGAAGAGTCACATCGGCGTGGAAATTTTGGTGCGCAAGTTATCCAAGCGCACGAGACGGGCACTGAAACTGCTGACCGACTCGGCCACCCTGTTTCTGGTGGGCATAATCACATGGCGCATGTTCCTGTATGCCCAGTCCCAGGCTGAATCCGGCGAAGTCTCCATGAACCTCGAACTGCCCGAGTACATGGTCATTTACATCCTTGCGATCGGTTTCCTGGCCTACACGGCCTGCCTTGTGTCGGACATCATCAAATTCTTCAACGACAAAGGAAGCGAGGCATAA
- a CDS encoding A24 family peptidase — translation MEMIPTWIFYLMAAVAGLELGGLATIFIQRWIDEKPILKPWGSACPACSKPLAWRDTVPVLSYLLLRGRCRHCDERIGPQYMLVELSCMAWSLAVAHQFGLSPEWGVYLVLGIILIVGSFIDFETMLLPNRVTLGGAALAVAALFVLDLPGWKNGLLGAAVGGTFFWVLQQAYRLVRRDEGLGTGDVKLMLMIGAMVGFKGLPLTILIASLTSVVGFAFFVFRPGMQEGKMRIPFGPFLSLGCLLYVLYGEELRKWLGM, via the coding sequence ATGGAGATGATACCCACCTGGATTTTCTACCTCATGGCAGCCGTAGCCGGTCTGGAACTGGGCGGTCTGGCCACTATTTTCATTCAACGGTGGATCGATGAGAAGCCCATCCTCAAGCCGTGGGGTTCGGCCTGCCCGGCGTGCAGCAAGCCGCTGGCGTGGCGAGATACGGTTCCGGTCCTTAGCTATCTGTTGCTTCGCGGGCGTTGCCGCCATTGCGATGAGCGCATCGGACCGCAATACATGCTGGTGGAACTCTCATGCATGGCATGGTCGCTGGCTGTTGCTCATCAATTCGGCCTGTCCCCGGAGTGGGGCGTGTATCTGGTGCTCGGCATCATCCTCATTGTCGGCAGTTTCATTGACTTCGAGACCATGCTCCTGCCCAACCGGGTTACCCTCGGTGGGGCGGCTCTGGCCGTGGCAGCTCTGTTCGTGTTGGATCTGCCCGGCTGGAAGAACGGACTTCTCGGCGCAGCCGTGGGCGGCACATTTTTCTGGGTACTGCAACAGGCGTATCGTCTCGTGCGCCGCGATGAAGGTCTCGGTACCGGTGATGTGAAATTGATGCTGATGATCGGCGCCATGGTGGGCTTCAAAGGGTTGCCGCTTACCATTCTCATCGCTTCCCTGACTTCTGTGGTGGGCTTCGCGTTTTTCGTCTTTCGTCCCGGTATGCAGGAGGGGAAGATGCGAATTCCCTTCGGTCCGTTTCTGAGCCTCGGCTGTCTGCTGTATGTGCTGTACGGCGAGGAACTGCGGAAATGGCTGGGAATGTAG
- a CDS encoding TRAP transporter substrate-binding protein, with product MKKITALIVTLLVLTGMTSMAFAETVTLSYSNFFPPTHIQSKLADEWCKEVEARTGGKVKINYYPGGTLTKAKQTYDGVTEGISDIGMSALAYSRGRFPVMAAVDLPMGYTSGAQATMVANAVFDEFKPRELRDVHPLFFHAHGPGLLFTTEKPVTTLEELKGQKIRATGNSAKLVKALGGTPVAQSMSTCYQSLQKGVVDGSMHPVESNKGWKLAEVVKFGTESFPVAYTTTFFVVMNKDKWNELDADTQKIITQLNKEFAVKHGQAWDESDAAGKAFFMEKGGKFVSLSQDEAARWVEAALPVMEDYKKEVAKKKVDGGKVVDFILDTMTQ from the coding sequence ATGAAAAAGATCACCGCTCTCATCGTCACACTCCTCGTTCTCACCGGCATGACCTCCATGGCCTTTGCCGAAACCGTGACCCTCAGCTACTCCAACTTTTTCCCGCCCACCCACATTCAGTCCAAGCTGGCTGACGAGTGGTGCAAAGAAGTCGAGGCCCGCACAGGCGGCAAGGTGAAAATCAATTACTACCCCGGCGGCACCCTGACCAAGGCCAAACAGACCTACGACGGCGTGACCGAAGGCATCTCCGACATCGGCATGTCCGCACTGGCCTACTCCCGTGGCCGTTTCCCGGTCATGGCTGCCGTGGACCTGCCCATGGGCTACACCTCTGGCGCACAGGCAACCATGGTCGCCAACGCCGTATTCGATGAATTCAAGCCGCGTGAACTGCGCGACGTACACCCCTTGTTCTTCCACGCCCACGGTCCGGGCCTGCTCTTCACCACTGAAAAGCCCGTCACCACTCTGGAAGAACTCAAGGGACAGAAAATCCGCGCCACCGGCAACTCTGCCAAGCTGGTCAAGGCTCTGGGCGGCACTCCGGTGGCTCAGTCCATGTCCACCTGTTACCAGTCCCTGCAAAAGGGCGTTGTTGACGGCTCCATGCACCCGGTCGAATCCAACAAGGGTTGGAAACTGGCCGAGGTCGTCAAGTTCGGCACCGAGTCCTTCCCGGTTGCCTACACCACCACCTTCTTCGTGGTCATGAACAAGGACAAGTGGAACGAACTGGACGCCGACACCCAGAAGATCATCACCCAGCTCAACAAGGAATTTGCCGTGAAACACGGTCAGGCATGGGATGAATCCGATGCCGCAGGCAAGGCGTTCTTCATGGAAAAGGGCGGCAAGTTTGTCTCCCTGTCCCAGGACGAAGCGGCCCGCTGGGTCGAAGCAGCTCTGCCGGTCATGGAAGACTACAAAAAGGAAGTAGCCAAGAAGAAGGTCGACGGCGGCAAAGTCGTGGACTTCATTCTGGACACCATGACCCAGTAA
- a CDS encoding TRAP transporter substrate-binding protein produces MRKFLATFIALAVLCAALPTLAQAEVKLTYSNFFPPANHQSQLAEQWCKEVEKRTGGKVVVEYYPGGTLTKAKQCYDGVVEGMSDVGMSCLAYSRGRFPVMAAVDLPLGYKSAAQATTAANAVYEKFQPKELSDTEVMYFNGHGPGLLFTVDKSIATLDDLKGEKIRATGNSAKLVKALGGTPVAKPMPENYQLLQKGVVDGSMHPIESNKSFKLGEVCKFGTDSFDVAYTTVFFVVMNKDKWDSIDPESQKIISEINKEWAAKHAAAWDAADAAGRQFFLDQGGQIVQLTAEESAKWVTAAQPVLNDYVDEANKKGLDGKAILEFTQSTLK; encoded by the coding sequence ATGAGAAAATTTCTGGCAACTTTCATTGCATTGGCGGTGCTCTGCGCGGCATTGCCCACACTGGCCCAAGCTGAAGTCAAGCTGACCTACTCCAATTTCTTCCCCCCCGCGAACCATCAGTCCCAACTGGCCGAACAGTGGTGCAAGGAAGTTGAAAAGCGTACAGGCGGCAAGGTGGTGGTCGAATACTACCCCGGCGGCACCCTGACTAAAGCCAAACAGTGCTATGACGGTGTTGTTGAAGGCATGTCCGACGTCGGCATGTCCTGCCTCGCATACTCCCGTGGCCGCTTCCCGGTCATGGCCGCAGTCGACCTTCCCCTCGGCTACAAGAGCGCTGCTCAGGCAACCACGGCCGCCAATGCCGTATACGAAAAGTTCCAGCCCAAGGAACTCTCCGACACCGAAGTAATGTATTTCAACGGCCACGGTCCCGGCCTGCTCTTTACCGTGGACAAATCCATCGCCACCCTCGACGACTTGAAAGGCGAGAAAATCCGCGCCACCGGCAACTCCGCCAAGCTGGTCAAAGCACTGGGCGGCACCCCGGTTGCCAAACCCATGCCTGAAAACTACCAGCTCCTGCAAAAGGGCGTGGTGGACGGCTCCATGCACCCGATCGAGTCCAACAAGTCTTTCAAGCTCGGTGAAGTTTGCAAGTTCGGCACCGACTCCTTTGACGTGGCCTACACCACTGTCTTCTTCGTCGTCATGAACAAGGACAAGTGGGATTCCATCGATCCCGAGTCCCAGAAGATCATCAGTGAAATCAACAAGGAATGGGCCGCCAAGCACGCTGCTGCCTGGGATGCTGCCGATGCAGCCGGTCGCCAGTTCTTTCTTGATCAGGGCGGCCAGATCGTTCAGCTGACTGCTGAAGAGTCCGCCAAGTGGGTGACCGCAGCCCAGCCGGTTCTGAATGACTACGTAGACGAAGCCAACAAGAAGGGCCTCGACGGCAAAGCCATTCTGGAATTCACCCAATCCACCTTGAAATAG
- a CDS encoding LysE family translocator, whose amino-acid sequence MINDYALYLVLAFSITAIPGPAVILTIKNSLKYGYRSTIANILGNFSAMVILATISAAGLGAVLMSSAMLFSAMKILGCLYLVYLGIMAWRAPAVAVGQSVVAKQERRSFLALFKEGFGVGLSNPKAIAFFTALFPQFIDPSRAYVPQFLTLILTIEGVSTIVLSSYALLASMVSPMLSSRKAMGYFNKLTGAAFVGFGVALVCDE is encoded by the coding sequence ATGATTAATGATTACGCCCTCTATCTGGTGCTGGCTTTTTCCATCACCGCCATCCCCGGCCCGGCTGTCATCCTGACTATCAAAAACAGCCTCAAGTACGGCTACCGGTCTACCATAGCGAATATCCTCGGCAATTTTTCCGCCATGGTTATTCTGGCAACCATCTCCGCCGCTGGACTGGGCGCGGTGCTCATGTCTTCGGCCATGCTTTTCTCTGCCATGAAGATTCTGGGCTGCCTCTATCTGGTGTATCTGGGAATTATGGCCTGGCGCGCCCCGGCCGTAGCAGTGGGGCAGAGTGTCGTTGCAAAGCAAGAACGTCGCAGCTTTCTTGCTCTCTTCAAAGAGGGCTTCGGTGTGGGCCTCAGCAATCCCAAGGCTATCGCCTTTTTCACAGCCCTGTTTCCCCAGTTTATTGATCCCTCAAGGGCGTATGTCCCCCAATTTCTCACCCTGATCCTGACCATTGAAGGTGTGTCGACCATCGTCCTGTCCAGCTACGCCTTGCTGGCCTCAATGGTATCGCCCATGTTGTCGAGTCGGAAAGCCATGGGCTATTTCAACAAGCTGACCGGAGCCGCCTTTGTCGGATTCGGTGTAGCGTTGGTTTGTGATGAGTAA
- a CDS encoding FG-GAP-like repeat-containing protein — protein MADKFLPENITVSESVDRAEHHDEAMGQPLFVSPTVSENQPVTFEDKDGDGDLDIRVTPTHGPSYWVENTFGVDAHGVFTNSVFKHILPTAMGVGDIDGDGTNDVVIGHRSGAKYFLNNGDWAMHTVGAIMSSPSTIVVADVNEDGDADILIQDERGLTLYQNVDGSFGAITMSWPDLDSVPSIGVGNLDLTNASMEIMTINRDTGKLGVISHTGESWTAVNWLSSITGNTVTVNDLNQDGVNDIQILDQDGNQVVLSGSDSGSFVIQNQGTTVMDDGNETKTYSLFGDTSLIPSTSVPESSSSVSEAAAKAATDDTTSKTDVDSSDDSYDSDNTSPETADTHSATDEKADTAADAEAAEEAPQEDMPAADDEYEAEMDDYTPAQKGMIPSPMFDRGPDHTVHELMTADSLHFDAEQIEEERPDVPSNAFFFTTSDWSDDINARFFNFDISLKTLGGDDYVVTGNGDDFILSGTGSDLVYAGGGNDTVAGGRSRDILFGENGDDSIYGDKGDDVLYGGNGDDYASGGNGCDILFGNSGNDTLSGNDGIDYLFGGEGNDVIYGGDGADTLMGNEGHDTFYYSAVSTDVDYIADFSIDDCFAFAFGEDASLVITDEEYTGSIEGVEGEVFVWEDSGFASGILHYDEDASTTGNEWVIAEVETTEEDGVITPDAFIIV, from the coding sequence ATGGCGGACAAATTTTTACCAGAAAATATCACCGTTTCCGAATCTGTAGATCGCGCGGAACACCATGACGAAGCCATGGGGCAACCGTTGTTTGTTTCGCCGACGGTCAGTGAGAATCAACCCGTCACCTTTGAAGACAAGGACGGAGACGGCGACCTCGATATTCGGGTAACCCCAACACACGGTCCTTCATATTGGGTCGAAAACACATTTGGTGTCGATGCGCACGGCGTATTTACCAACTCAGTGTTCAAGCACATCCTCCCCACGGCCATGGGCGTGGGAGACATCGATGGCGACGGTACAAACGATGTGGTTATCGGCCACCGTTCCGGCGCAAAGTACTTTCTCAACAATGGCGACTGGGCCATGCACACCGTGGGCGCGATCATGTCCAGCCCCAGCACAATCGTGGTGGCCGATGTCAATGAGGACGGCGACGCCGACATCCTGATTCAGGATGAACGCGGCCTGACCCTCTACCAGAACGTGGATGGCAGTTTCGGCGCCATCACCATGTCATGGCCCGACCTCGACTCCGTCCCCTCCATTGGCGTGGGCAATCTGGATCTGACCAACGCGTCCATGGAAATCATGACCATCAACCGCGACACGGGAAAACTCGGCGTCATCTCCCACACAGGAGAATCATGGACCGCTGTCAACTGGCTCAGTTCGATCACCGGCAACACCGTGACCGTAAACGATCTGAATCAGGATGGCGTCAATGACATCCAGATTCTTGATCAGGACGGCAATCAGGTGGTCCTCAGTGGTTCGGACAGCGGCAGCTTTGTCATCCAGAACCAAGGCACCACGGTAATGGATGACGGCAACGAGACCAAAACGTATTCCCTCTTCGGCGATACTTCCCTGATTCCGAGCACCAGCGTTCCCGAATCTTCGTCCTCGGTTTCCGAAGCCGCTGCCAAAGCCGCCACCGACGACACCACCTCGAAAACCGACGTAGATTCCTCAGACGATTCGTACGACTCGGACAACACAAGTCCTGAGACAGCAGATACTCATTCGGCAACTGATGAAAAGGCTGATACAGCCGCAGACGCCGAAGCCGCCGAGGAAGCTCCGCAAGAGGATATGCCTGCAGCAGACGACGAGTACGAAGCTGAGATGGATGATTATACTCCGGCCCAGAAAGGCATGATTCCTTCGCCAATGTTTGACCGCGGACCAGACCACACCGTTCATGAATTAATGACGGCGGATTCACTCCACTTTGATGCAGAACAGATTGAAGAAGAACGTCCAGATGTCCCTTCTAATGCGTTTTTCTTCACCACCTCAGACTGGTCTGACGACATCAACGCCCGTTTCTTTAATTTCGACATCTCCCTGAAGACTCTTGGAGGTGATGATTATGTGGTCACGGGCAATGGCGATGATTTCATTTTATCAGGCACCGGCAGTGATCTTGTCTATGCAGGTGGCGGTAATGACACCGTGGCTGGTGGACGCAGCCGAGACATCCTTTTCGGCGAAAATGGTGATGACTCCATCTATGGCGACAAAGGTGACGACGTCCTTTACGGTGGCAATGGAGACGACTACGCTTCTGGAGGGAATGGCTGCGATATTCTTTTCGGCAATAGCGGCAACGACACCCTCTCCGGCAATGACGGAATCGACTATCTGTTCGGCGGAGAAGGAAACGACGTCATTTACGGCGGAGATGGGGCAGACACCCTCATGGGCAACGAAGGGCACGACACCTTCTATTATTCTGCAGTCAGCACTGATGTAGACTATATCGCCGACTTCTCCATAGATGACTGCTTTGCTTTTGCCTTTGGCGAAGACGCCTCATTGGTCATTACGGATGAAGAATACACCGGCTCCATTGAAGGTGTTGAAGGCGAGGTGTTTGTCTGGGAAGACAGCGGGTTTGCTTCCGGCATTCTCCACTACGACGAGGACGCCTCCACCACCGGCAATGAATGGGTCATCGCCGAAGTCGAGACAACGGAAGAAGACGGTGTAATTACGCCGGACGCCTTTATCATCGTTTAG
- a CDS encoding TetR/AcrR family transcriptional regulator produces the protein MAKRQQEKSLQTMNELMASAVHLFGSQGFAQTSVAEITDHAGYAKGSFYRHWNSKDELFLAIVRSKLKGYRSTRDGRMAKAANLEETMNVIWDFLATIVEDKNWSSILLEFTVYSASNEGLRQHMNQSVYRLSNEVFADMVREHVETDYPPEKIGALNTALFEGYLIHAALGTEILSFEDVRENAIAMALKNGTKQG, from the coding sequence ATGGCGAAACGACAACAGGAAAAATCACTTCAAACCATGAACGAATTGATGGCGTCCGCCGTTCATCTCTTCGGTTCACAGGGGTTTGCCCAAACATCCGTGGCTGAAATCACGGATCACGCAGGTTACGCCAAGGGCAGCTTTTACCGCCACTGGAACAGTAAGGATGAGCTCTTTCTCGCCATCGTACGCTCCAAGCTGAAAGGCTACCGCTCCACCCGAGATGGCAGGATGGCCAAGGCCGCCAATCTCGAAGAGACCATGAACGTGATCTGGGACTTTCTCGCCACCATCGTGGAAGACAAGAACTGGTCCTCCATCCTGCTGGAGTTCACGGTCTACTCCGCCTCCAACGAAGGTCTCCGCCAGCACATGAACCAGTCGGTATACCGCCTCTCCAATGAGGTCTTTGCCGACATGGTGCGTGAACATGTTGAGACCGACTATCCGCCCGAAAAGATTGGCGCGCTCAATACCGCGCTGTTCGAGGGCTACCTCATACACGCGGCCCTCGGCACCGAGATCCTCTCCTTTGAGGATGTCAGGGAAAACGCCATAGCCATGGCGCTTAAAAACGGCACAAAACAGGGATAA
- a CDS encoding TRAP transporter large permease, translated as MDPTMAGIIGIVIMVFLFMTRMPVAFVMMLVGFVGFSLLTSWKGGLNLMSRNIYDAFASYELSTIPLFILMGQIAFNSGISKRLYNTAYHFLGNVRGGLAMATVSACTAFGAVCGSSPATAATMSTVGIPEMKRYGYANSLAAASVASGGGLGMIMPPSVVLIIYGVLTEQSIGALFVSGILPAVLLTVLFVVGIYLQCKVNPALGPKGESFTWPEKLKSLANLIDTLIIFGLVIGGLFKGWFTPTEAASIGVLGVLALAIIKRQLSWQAFVNSLYETLRTSCMVLVLIAGAVVFGKFLAVTRIPFDIAQWVSAFDMPPFAIMAAIIAIYFIGGCFMDSLALIMLTIPVFFPVVTNMGYDPIWFGIIIVLVTEMGVITPPVGINVYVVYGMCQKIAPDVTLEEVFKGIVPFMLSIIVGIALLFWFPQIILFLPGLMY; from the coding sequence ATGGACCCGACTATGGCCGGAATCATCGGCATCGTAATCATGGTGTTCCTGTTCATGACCCGCATGCCTGTTGCGTTCGTCATGATGCTGGTAGGGTTTGTCGGCTTCTCGCTGCTCACCTCGTGGAAAGGCGGCCTGAACCTGATGAGCCGCAATATTTACGACGCGTTCGCATCCTACGAACTGTCCACCATCCCCTTGTTCATTCTGATGGGCCAGATCGCCTTTAACAGCGGCATCTCGAAACGGCTCTACAACACGGCGTACCATTTCCTCGGCAATGTCCGTGGCGGCCTTGCCATGGCAACGGTCTCTGCCTGCACCGCCTTTGGCGCGGTCTGCGGCTCCAGCCCGGCCACGGCAGCCACCATGTCCACCGTGGGTATCCCGGAGATGAAGCGCTACGGCTACGCCAACTCACTGGCCGCAGCCTCTGTTGCCTCCGGTGGTGGGCTGGGCATGATTATGCCTCCGTCCGTTGTCCTGATCATTTACGGCGTGCTCACCGAGCAATCCATCGGCGCGCTGTTCGTATCCGGCATCCTGCCCGCCGTGCTGCTGACCGTACTGTTCGTTGTCGGCATTTACCTTCAGTGCAAGGTTAACCCGGCCCTCGGCCCCAAAGGTGAGTCCTTCACCTGGCCTGAGAAGCTCAAATCCCTTGCCAACCTGATCGACACCCTGATCATTTTCGGCTTGGTCATTGGTGGCCTTTTCAAAGGCTGGTTCACCCCCACCGAGGCTGCGTCCATTGGTGTGCTCGGCGTACTGGCACTCGCCATCATCAAGCGCCAACTATCGTGGCAGGCGTTTGTCAATTCGCTCTACGAGACCCTGCGCACCTCCTGTATGGTGCTGGTGCTGATCGCGGGCGCGGTAGTGTTCGGCAAATTCCTCGCCGTGACACGCATTCCGTTCGACATAGCCCAGTGGGTATCCGCATTCGACATGCCGCCCTTTGCCATCATGGCAGCCATCATCGCCATCTACTTCATTGGTGGCTGCTTCATGGACTCCCTTGCCCTGATCATGCTGACCATCCCGGTCTTTTTCCCGGTGGTCACCAACATGGGCTACGACCCCATCTGGTTCGGCATCATCATCGTGCTGGTCACCGAAATGGGCGTCATCACCCCACCAGTGGGCATCAACGTCTACGTGGTCTACGGCATGTGCCAAAAGATCGCGCCAGACGTGACGCTGGAGGAAGTCTTCAAGGGCATCGTCCCGTTCATGCTGTCCATCATCGTCGGTATCGCCCTGCTGTTCTGGTTCCCCCAGATCATCCTGTTCTTGCCGGGATTGATGTATTAA
- a CDS encoding FG-GAP-like repeat-containing protein yields MSQELLFSNLDTTVAQKSATDSPFGPQNSIPEISAEENRSESSVTFEDMDNDGDLDIVVSPNNGQADYWLRNDLGQSAEKAFTSSVFKGITPTTVAFGDLDNDGNQDMVIGHTYGAKIFHNNAEGEIKTVSTLLDTPRTIFLEDVNQDGQTDIVIRDSRSLVVIQGALGTFGTTVMAWPNLGDSALLAIGNFDLTNATLEIITLDANTGYIGMVTSQDHSWQALQTISEVSVSTFIIADLNFDGYDDIYMEDENGNIVWLEGDGTGNLVYHDSDSFMVADTGDDYIIEYTDSDDAIIISEGSDEDLVDDVSDDALVDDALIADVEYIELTLEEIESTLDELGFTSDVTNADPMEVSDTPPPEDETLDYSDSDEGVHVELPHHPPPSPFGPDPEMIDHLIGSDFADELHGNEMANELFGRDGSDKLFGEDGHDKLFGGNGMDLLFGGNGNDFLAGQEGNDLLFGDNGNDTLFGGHGRDILFGHLGNDILHGGEGDDFLSGGDGDDFLYGGMGRDSLVGDQGRDIFHFKSAMEGGDEIRGFEKDGDLLTFEFGSRILHGVKGPYSGVLADTEGEAFVVERTGQFTCKLYYDADTSVAGDEQLLADIEFIHPHEDPNAPDASLDFAGDDDGPTLDIDDIAIV; encoded by the coding sequence ATGTCTCAGGAGTTGTTGTTCAGTAATCTGGACACCACTGTCGCACAAAAGAGCGCCACGGATTCCCCGTTTGGCCCGCAAAACTCCATTCCTGAAATCTCCGCAGAGGAGAACAGGTCGGAATCATCGGTCACGTTCGAAGACATGGACAATGACGGTGATCTGGATATCGTTGTCAGCCCCAACAATGGGCAGGCGGATTACTGGCTACGCAACGACCTTGGTCAGAGTGCTGAAAAAGCCTTCACCTCCAGCGTATTCAAAGGCATCACTCCAACCACTGTGGCTTTTGGCGACCTGGACAACGACGGCAATCAGGACATGGTCATCGGCCATACGTATGGCGCAAAGATCTTCCACAACAACGCCGAGGGGGAGATCAAAACCGTCTCCACCCTGCTCGACACCCCCCGCACCATATTTCTTGAGGATGTGAATCAGGACGGTCAGACCGACATCGTGATCCGCGACAGCCGCTCACTGGTCGTCATCCAAGGCGCGCTCGGCACCTTCGGCACCACGGTCATGGCATGGCCCAACCTCGGCGACAGCGCCCTGCTCGCCATCGGCAACTTCGATCTGACCAACGCCACTCTCGAGATCATCACGCTGGACGCCAACACCGGCTACATCGGCATGGTCACCAGTCAAGACCACTCCTGGCAGGCGCTCCAGACCATTAGCGAAGTGTCCGTCTCCACCTTCATCATCGCAGACCTGAATTTCGACGGCTACGACGACATCTACATGGAAGATGAGAACGGCAATATCGTCTGGCTGGAAGGCGACGGCACCGGCAACCTTGTCTACCACGACAGCGACAGCTTCATGGTGGCCGACACCGGCGACGACTACATCATCGAGTACACCGATTCCGATGATGCCATCATCATCTCCGAAGGCTCCGACGAAGACCTGGTGGATGACGTCTCCGACGATGCGCTGGTGGACGACGCTCTGATCGCTGATGTGGAGTACATCGAGTTGACGCTGGAAGAGATCGAATCCACGCTGGACGAACTGGGCTTCACCTCGGATGTCACCAACGCCGACCCCATGGAAGTATCCGACACCCCGCCCCCGGAAGATGAGACACTCGACTACTCTGATTCCGATGAAGGTGTTCACGTGGAGCTGCCGCACCATCCCCCACCCAGTCCGTTTGGTCCAGATCCGGAAATGATCGATCACCTTATCGGCTCGGACTTTGCTGACGAACTGCATGGCAACGAAATGGCCAACGAACTTTTCGGCCGCGATGGCAGTGACAAGCTCTTTGGCGAAGATGGCCACGACAAGCTCTTCGGTGGCAACGGCATGGACTTGCTCTTCGGTGGCAACGGCAATGACTTCTTGGCTGGACAGGAAGGCAACGACCTGCTCTTTGGCGACAACGGTAACGACACACTGTTCGGCGGTCATGGCAGGGACATCCTCTTCGGGCACCTCGGCAACGACATTCTCCACGGCGGAGAAGGCGACGATTTTCTCTCCGGCGGCGACGGTGATGATTTTCTCTACGGCGGCATGGGGCGCGACAGTCTGGTTGGCGACCAGGGCCGTGATATCTTCCATTTCAAATCTGCAATGGAAGGCGGCGACGAGATTCGCGGCTTTGAGAAAGATGGAGACCTGCTGACCTTTGAATTCGGTTCCCGCATCTTGCATGGCGTGAAAGGTCCATACAGTGGCGTCCTTGCCGACACCGAAGGCGAGGCCTTCGTGGTGGAGCGCACTGGCCAGTTCACCTGCAAGCTATACTACGACGCAGACACATCCGTGGCTGGCGATGAACAACTTCTGGCCGACATCGAATTCATCCACCCCCACGAGGACCCCAACGCACCAGATGCCTCCTTGGACTTCGCTGGTGACGACGACGGTCCCACTTTGGACATAGACGACATCGCCATCGTCTAG